From the Paenibacillus sp. genome, one window contains:
- a CDS encoding genetic competence negative regulator has product MKIERLGHDKIRIFLTFDDLTERGIQKDDMWREIPKVHELFNEMMDQAYSEFGFETNGPLAVEVFAMPAQGMVVIVTKGKHTDKKDPFDDDDEDVFEMEVTLEESDLISYTFRDIEHLISAAKRIGPQYTDAGVLYSYQNKWVLQLEYDTEDDRMFDNLISVLSEFGEPNSYTDAMLEEYGKVVIAEGAIGVLRTRFQ; this is encoded by the coding sequence ATGAAAATCGAGAGGTTGGGCCATGATAAGATTCGGATTTTCCTTACATTCGACGATTTAACGGAGCGGGGCATCCAGAAGGACGACATGTGGCGCGAAATCCCGAAAGTACACGAGCTGTTCAACGAAATGATGGACCAAGCTTACTCGGAATTCGGCTTCGAAACGAACGGACCGCTCGCGGTCGAAGTGTTCGCGATGCCGGCGCAGGGCATGGTCGTCATCGTCACGAAAGGAAAGCATACGGACAAGAAAGACCCGTTCGACGATGACGATGAAGACGTATTCGAGATGGAAGTAACGCTCGAAGAAAGCGATCTGATTTCCTATACGTTCCGCGACATCGAACATCTCATTTCGGCTGCGAAACGAATCGGACCACAATATACGGACGCCGGCGTGCTGTATTCGTACCAGAACAAGTGGGTGCTGCAGCTGGAATACGATACGGAGGACGACCGCATGTTCGACAACCTCATTTCGGTGCTGTCCGAATTCGGCGAACCGAATTCTTATACGGACGCCATGCTGGAGGAATACGGCAAGGTCGTCATCGCCGAAGGCGCCATCGGCGTCCTTCGCACCCGCTTTCAATAA
- a CDS encoding Glu/Leu/Phe/Val dehydrogenase yields MSDTETSNVLTSTQTVIREALKRLGYPDEMFELLKEPLRMLTVRIPVRMDDGNIKVFTGYRAQHNDAVGPTKGGVRFHPDVTEDEVKALSIWMSLKCGIVDLPYGGGKGGVVCDPRQMSFRELERLSRGYVRAVSQIVGPTKDIPAPDVMTNSQIMAWMFDEYSRIREFDAPGFITGKPLVLGGSRGRETATAKGVTIMIHEALKRRGIDIRDARVIVQGFGNAGSYLSKFMHEAGAKVVGISDVYGALYDPNGLDIEYLLDKRDSFGTVTKLFEKTAITNEELLVRDCDILVPAAIENQITIKNAADIKASIIVEAANGPTTLEATKIVTDRGILLVPDVLASAGGVIVSYFEWVQNNQGYYWSEEEVHAKLEALMVKGFENVYQVHATRGVDMRLAAYMVGVRKMAEAVRYRGWI; encoded by the coding sequence GTGTCCGATACCGAAACGAGCAACGTGCTGACGTCGACGCAGACGGTCATTCGAGAGGCGCTGAAACGACTGGGTTATCCGGACGAAATGTTCGAGCTGCTGAAGGAGCCGCTCCGGATGCTGACGGTAAGGATTCCGGTCCGAATGGACGATGGCAATATCAAAGTGTTCACCGGGTACCGGGCGCAGCACAACGACGCCGTCGGTCCGACCAAAGGCGGCGTCCGCTTTCACCCCGATGTGACGGAGGACGAGGTAAAGGCGCTGTCGATTTGGATGAGCCTCAAATGCGGCATCGTCGATCTTCCGTACGGAGGCGGCAAAGGCGGCGTCGTGTGCGATCCGCGGCAGATGTCGTTCCGCGAGCTGGAGCGGCTGAGCCGCGGTTACGTGCGCGCCGTTTCGCAAATCGTCGGCCCGACGAAGGATATCCCGGCGCCGGACGTTATGACGAATTCGCAGATTATGGCATGGATGTTCGACGAATACAGCCGTATTCGCGAATTCGACGCGCCGGGCTTCATCACGGGGAAGCCGCTCGTGCTCGGCGGGTCGCGCGGACGCGAGACGGCCACCGCCAAAGGCGTCACGATCATGATCCACGAAGCGCTGAAGAGGAGGGGCATCGATATCCGCGACGCCCGCGTCATCGTGCAGGGCTTCGGCAATGCGGGAAGTTATCTCTCGAAATTTATGCACGAGGCCGGCGCGAAGGTGGTCGGCATTTCGGACGTGTACGGCGCGCTGTACGATCCGAACGGGCTCGACATCGAATACCTGCTGGACAAGCGCGATTCGTTCGGCACCGTGACGAAGCTGTTCGAAAAGACGGCGATCACGAACGAAGAGCTGCTTGTGCGAGATTGCGATATTCTCGTGCCGGCAGCGATCGAAAACCAAATTACGATCAAGAACGCCGCCGACATTAAGGCTTCGATCATCGTGGAGGCGGCGAACGGTCCGACGACGCTCGAAGCGACCAAGATCGTGACGGATCGCGGCATTCTGCTCGTCCCGGACGTGCTGGCGAGCGCCGGGGGCGTCATCGTGTCCTATTTCGAATGGGTGCAAAACAACCAGGGCTATTATTGGTCCGAGGAGGAAGTGCACGCGAAGCTGGAGGCGCTAATGGTGAAAGGCTTCGAGAACGTATACCAGGTGCACGCGACCCGCGGCGTCGACATGCGGCTCGCCGCGTATATGGTCGGCGTGCGCAAAATGGCCGAAGCGGTTCGCTACCGAGGCTGGATATAA
- the prsW gene encoding glutamic-type intramembrane protease PrsW, which produces MAVFSIAAAAAAPGIALLSYIYLKDRYEAEPIAMVARLFVFGLLSVFPVMVLQRGFELWLDTSNPFLFSFVTTAALEESAKWLIIAFAVLRHAEFDEPYDGIVYATAVSLGFATMENMFYAFLEPFSMSSLMVRALLPVSGHALFGIIMGYYFGRAKFTKAEKSKFFAFSWLFPVFYHGLFDFILLTAAPRWMWLIVPLMAFLWARGLLKIKRANQRSPLRGFTREEEFKM; this is translated from the coding sequence ATGGCAGTATTTTCGATCGCCGCGGCGGCCGCCGCTCCCGGGATCGCTTTGCTTTCTTATATTTATTTGAAAGATCGTTACGAAGCCGAGCCGATCGCCATGGTCGCGAGGCTGTTCGTTTTCGGACTGTTGTCCGTGTTTCCGGTCATGGTGCTCCAGCGGGGGTTCGAGCTGTGGCTCGACACGTCGAACCCGTTTCTATTCTCGTTCGTGACGACGGCCGCCCTGGAGGAATCCGCGAAATGGCTCATCATCGCCTTCGCCGTCCTCCGGCACGCCGAATTCGACGAGCCGTACGACGGCATCGTATACGCCACCGCCGTCTCGCTCGGCTTCGCGACGATGGAGAACATGTTTTATGCGTTCCTCGAGCCGTTCTCGATGTCGTCGCTCATGGTCCGCGCGCTGCTGCCGGTGTCGGGTCATGCCCTGTTCGGAATTATCATGGGCTACTATTTCGGCCGCGCGAAGTTCACCAAAGCGGAAAAGAGCAAGTTTTTCGCGTTCTCTTGGCTGTTTCCCGTGTTTTATCACGGCTTGTTCGACTTCATCCTGCTGACGGCGGCGCCGCGCTGGATGTGGCTGATCGTGCCGTTAATGGCCTTCTTGTGGGCGAGGGGGCTGCTGAAGATCAAGCGGGCGAATCAGCGATCCCCGCTGCGCGGATTTACGCGAGAAGAAGAGTTTAAAATGTAA
- the ypeB gene encoding germination protein YpeB, whose translation MYQRLSAVLFPIFAVLLAGTAFWGYQEHQEKNRILVKAENQYQRAFHDLSYHMDQLHEELGNALAVSSTSNFHRKGLINIWRLTSQAQSEVNQLPLTLMPFHETESLLANLATFSYKTAMRDLQKQPLSAQEMKVLTTLYQQSKEIKNDLRKVQESVINNHLQWMDVEVLLASGKENYDNDIIDGFQLMNKRVGENGDVDWGPTVSAMNRRLTMKSLDGPEITPEEAKKRAAQFLGQSDMSNMKVVENGADTDFVTYTVSIPRKNQEPMQLEYTKKGGKLVYFLTERTVPQMKLSIDQAVAKGGEFLKEHGYDGMKAVAFDEYNNVASIVFARVVNGVTVYPEKLTVKVALDNGEVSGLSAGELLQGGLTDRIHDPGMTEADARKLLNPNFRVKDVGLAIIRNDLEEAVLCYEFLGSINGGDYRIYLNADSGFEEKIERIRTSDAEASDGNNQTQ comes from the coding sequence GTGTACCAACGATTGAGCGCCGTCCTATTCCCGATTTTCGCGGTGTTGCTCGCCGGGACCGCATTCTGGGGATACCAGGAGCACCAGGAGAAGAACCGGATTCTCGTTAAGGCGGAAAATCAGTATCAACGCGCCTTCCATGATTTGTCTTATCATATGGACCAATTGCACGAAGAGCTGGGCAACGCGCTGGCGGTCAGCTCCACGTCGAATTTCCATCGGAAGGGCTTGATCAACATTTGGCGGCTGACGAGCCAAGCCCAATCCGAGGTAAATCAGCTCCCGCTGACGCTCATGCCGTTCCACGAGACGGAGTCGCTTCTGGCCAATCTGGCCACGTTTTCATACAAGACGGCCATGCGCGATTTGCAAAAGCAGCCGCTCAGCGCCCAAGAAATGAAAGTGCTGACGACGCTGTATCAGCAATCGAAGGAAATCAAGAACGATCTGCGCAAAGTGCAGGAATCGGTAATCAACAACCATCTCCAGTGGATGGACGTCGAAGTGCTGCTCGCTTCGGGCAAAGAAAACTACGATAACGATATTATCGACGGCTTCCAGCTGATGAACAAGCGCGTCGGCGAAAACGGCGATGTCGATTGGGGTCCGACCGTCTCCGCGATGAACCGGCGGCTGACGATGAAATCGCTCGACGGCCCGGAGATCACGCCGGAGGAAGCGAAGAAGAGAGCCGCGCAATTTCTGGGTCAAAGCGACATGTCGAACATGAAAGTGGTCGAAAACGGAGCCGACACCGATTTCGTGACGTATACGGTATCGATTCCTCGCAAAAACCAAGAGCCGATGCAGCTCGAGTATACGAAAAAAGGCGGCAAGCTCGTCTACTTCTTGACGGAACGAACGGTACCGCAGATGAAGCTGTCGATCGACCAAGCGGTGGCGAAAGGCGGCGAGTTCCTCAAGGAGCATGGGTACGACGGTATGAAGGCTGTAGCGTTCGACGAATACAACAACGTCGCAAGCATCGTGTTCGCCCGCGTCGTGAACGGCGTCACGGTATACCCCGAGAAGCTGACCGTCAAGGTGGCGCTCGACAACGGCGAAGTGAGCGGGCTGTCGGCGGGCGAGCTGCTCCAAGGCGGCCTGACGGACCGCATTCACGATCCGGGAATGACCGAAGCGGACGCGCGCAAGCTGCTCAACCCGAATTTCCGGGTGAAGGACGTCGGGCTCGCGATCATCCGCAACGATCTCGAAGAAGCGGTGCTGTGCTACGAGTTTCTGGGCAGCATCAACGGCGGCGATTACCGAATTTACTTGAACGCCGATTCCGGGTTCGAAGAAAAAATCGAACGCATTCGGACCTCCGACGCCGAAGCGTCGGACGGCAACAACCAAACGCAATGA
- a CDS encoding flagellar brake protein, whose product MKINQTLFLQVASLSEEESKKQFKTRIADIGSDNIAVEVPLDEKTGRLKRLEIGDQISAHFVTNDGVKNFFETEVLGYQMDVVRLVLLRRPEPEAISRVQRRTFLRVPATLEVACKLGEHLQFLAMTEDVSGGGISIICDGHIPVKSNDTLSCWLLIHYRNGAIEHVPFKAEIIRTKPLETGKQLVMMRFSDIAGIEQQKVIRYCFERQFEIRK is encoded by the coding sequence GTGAAAATCAATCAAACTTTATTCCTTCAGGTGGCGTCTCTCAGTGAAGAGGAAAGCAAAAAACAATTCAAAACCCGGATCGCCGATATCGGCAGCGACAATATCGCCGTCGAGGTTCCGCTGGACGAAAAGACGGGCCGGCTGAAGCGGCTGGAGATCGGGGATCAAATATCCGCGCATTTCGTAACGAACGACGGCGTGAAAAACTTCTTCGAAACCGAAGTGCTCGGCTACCAAATGGACGTCGTGCGGCTCGTGCTGCTGCGAAGGCCCGAACCGGAAGCGATCAGCCGCGTGCAGCGCCGCACGTTCCTGCGCGTGCCGGCGACGCTCGAGGTCGCGTGCAAGCTGGGCGAGCATCTGCAGTTTTTGGCGATGACGGAAGACGTCAGCGGCGGCGGCATCTCGATCATTTGCGACGGGCACATCCCGGTTAAGTCGAACGATACGCTGAGCTGCTGGCTGCTCATTCATTACCGCAACGGAGCGATCGAGCACGTGCCGTTCAAGGCGGAGATCATTCGCACGAAGCCGCTGGAGACGGGAAAACAGCTCGTCATGATGCGGTTTTCGGACATCGCGGGAATCGAGCAGCAGAAGGTGATTCGCTACTGTTTCGAGCGTCAGTTCGAGATTCGCAAATAA
- the cmk gene encoding (d)CMP kinase produces MNWPTTGKINVAIDGPAGAGKSTVARKVAEKLGYIYVDTGAMYRTVTLKAIRAGADMENAEALADIAGRVDIRLVPEAGGQKVFMDGEDVTDPIRAQDVTRLVSQVAAVPDIRSVLVRLQQDIARERGVVMDGRDIGTNVLPDAEVKVFMTASVRIRAERRWKELKDKEPNVTVESLMEAIAERDKSDSEREASPLRQAEDAVLLDTSEMTADEAADRIVELCRQALEV; encoded by the coding sequence TTGAATTGGCCTACTACTGGGAAGATTAACGTCGCGATCGACGGGCCGGCCGGTGCGGGAAAAAGCACGGTCGCGCGCAAAGTCGCGGAGAAATTGGGTTACATATACGTCGATACGGGCGCGATGTACCGCACCGTGACGTTGAAAGCGATCCGCGCCGGCGCGGACATGGAGAACGCGGAAGCGCTCGCCGACATCGCCGGCCGCGTGGACATCCGTCTCGTTCCCGAAGCCGGAGGGCAGAAGGTGTTCATGGACGGGGAGGACGTCACGGACCCGATCCGCGCGCAGGACGTCACTAGACTCGTATCTCAGGTGGCTGCCGTCCCCGACATCCGCAGCGTGCTGGTGCGTCTGCAGCAGGACATCGCGCGCGAGCGCGGCGTCGTGATGGACGGCCGCGATATCGGCACGAACGTGCTCCCGGACGCCGAAGTGAAGGTGTTCATGACGGCCAGCGTTCGTATCCGAGCCGAGCGCCGCTGGAAAGAGCTGAAGGACAAAGAGCCGAACGTGACGGTCGAAAGCTTGATGGAAGCGATCGCCGAGCGGGACAAGTCCGATTCGGAGCGGGAGGCATCGCCGCTGCGCCAAGCGGAGGACGCCGTGCTGCTGGATACGTCGGAGATGACCGCGGACGAAGCGGCCGATCGCATCGTCGAGTTGTGCCGGCAAGCGCTGGAGGTGTAA
- a CDS encoding lysophospholipid acyltransferase family protein: MIYTVSRAVVRSLLLLVFRVRASGGSNEPPEGPVVVCGNHRSLLDPPMIACFLKRKVKFMAKAELFNIPVFSSFIRACGAFPVNRGGMSMETMKTAINVLKEGNMLVIFPEGTRQKTGKLGEGKKGAASMALRSGARILPVAIIGPYKPFRRMRIVYGEPFDAAEAVADLPSSERGDALTAKIMTAIQDLLDRHQ; the protein is encoded by the coding sequence GTGATATATACCGTTTCCCGCGCCGTCGTCAGGTCGCTGCTGCTGCTCGTGTTCCGCGTCCGCGCGTCGGGGGGAAGCAACGAACCGCCCGAAGGGCCGGTCGTCGTCTGCGGCAACCACCGCAGCCTGCTCGATCCGCCGATGATCGCCTGCTTCCTCAAGCGGAAAGTGAAATTCATGGCGAAAGCCGAGCTGTTCAACATTCCGGTGTTTTCGTCTTTCATCCGCGCATGCGGCGCGTTCCCGGTCAACCGGGGCGGCATGAGCATGGAAACGATGAAAACCGCCATCAACGTGCTGAAGGAAGGAAATATGCTCGTCATTTTCCCCGAGGGCACGCGGCAGAAAACCGGCAAGCTCGGCGAAGGCAAGAAGGGCGCCGCCAGCATGGCGCTGCGCAGCGGAGCGCGCATTTTGCCCGTCGCGATCATCGGGCCGTATAAGCCGTTCCGCCGGATGAGAATCGTCTACGGCGAGCCGTTCGACGCTGCGGAAGCGGTCGCGGATTTGCCGTCCTCCGAACGCGGAGACGCGCTGACGGCGAAAATCATGACGGCCATTCAAGACTTGCTGGATCGCCATCAATAG
- the rpsA gene encoding 30S ribosomal protein S1 — protein MAEVSTVKKGDIVKGTIVKVEDNQAYVDIGYKYDGVITAREFSSVPLDNISDVAQLGQEVTCKVISINDAKETLTLSKRQVEGEKAWDKMQELMDNNETIEAKVVDVVKGGLVVDVGVRGFIPASMVERHFVEDFSDYKGRTLRLKVKEIDRANNKLILSQKDVLEEEYQAKKLEVMENLKAGDVIEGTVQRLTQFGAFVDVGGVDGLVHISELSWQHVEKPSDVVKEGDKVKVKILKVDPANERISLSIKAAQPGPWEQAGEKFQIGDIIEGTVRRLVDFGAFVEVAPGVEGLVHVSQIAHRRIGTPHEVLKEGQQVNVKVLDINVAEKRISLSIKETEEAPEQPQRQERPARAPRQQQVDIPDAQSLNLTLGERFGDKLSKFK, from the coding sequence ATGGCGGAGGTGTCGACGGTAAAGAAGGGCGACATCGTCAAAGGGACCATCGTGAAGGTGGAGGATAACCAGGCGTACGTCGATATCGGTTACAAGTACGACGGCGTCATCACCGCTCGCGAGTTCTCTTCCGTCCCTCTTGACAATATATCGGACGTCGCTCAATTGGGACAGGAAGTCACTTGCAAGGTCATCAGCATCAACGACGCGAAAGAAACGTTGACGCTGTCCAAGCGCCAAGTCGAAGGCGAAAAAGCTTGGGATAAAATGCAGGAGCTCATGGACAACAACGAGACGATCGAAGCGAAGGTCGTCGACGTCGTCAAGGGCGGCCTCGTCGTGGACGTAGGCGTTCGCGGCTTTATCCCGGCATCGATGGTAGAGCGTCATTTCGTCGAAGATTTCAGCGACTACAAAGGCCGCACGCTGCGCCTGAAGGTCAAAGAGATCGACAGAGCGAACAACAAGCTGATCCTCTCCCAGAAGGACGTTCTCGAAGAGGAGTACCAAGCGAAGAAGCTGGAAGTCATGGAAAACTTGAAAGCCGGCGACGTGATCGAAGGCACGGTGCAGCGCTTGACGCAATTCGGCGCGTTCGTCGACGTCGGCGGCGTGGACGGTCTCGTGCACATCTCCGAGCTGAGCTGGCAGCATGTCGAGAAGCCTTCCGACGTCGTGAAAGAAGGCGACAAAGTAAAAGTAAAAATTCTTAAAGTCGATCCGGCGAACGAGCGCATCTCGCTCAGCATCAAAGCGGCTCAACCGGGTCCGTGGGAGCAAGCGGGCGAGAAATTCCAGATCGGCGATATCATCGAAGGCACGGTTCGCCGCCTCGTCGACTTCGGCGCGTTCGTGGAAGTCGCTCCGGGCGTGGAAGGTCTCGTTCACGTATCTCAGATCGCTCATCGCCGCATCGGCACGCCGCACGAGGTGCTTAAGGAAGGCCAGCAGGTGAACGTGAAGGTGCTCGACATCAACGTCGCCGAGAAGCGCATCTCCCTCAGCATCAAAGAAACCGAAGAAGCTCCGGAGCAGCCGCAGCGCCAAGAGCGTCCGGCTCGCGCGCCGCGCCAGCAGCAAGTGGACATTCCGGATGCGCAGTCGCTCAACTTGACTCTCGGCGAGCGCTTCGGCGACAAGCTGAGCAAGTTTAAGTAA
- the fni gene encoding type 2 isopentenyl-diphosphate Delta-isomerase: MDHIRYALSTGQSGRNGLADVRFVHNPLPDTSLDHISLHTRIGELVLSSPILINAMTGGAEETESLNYAFGEAARAAGVAMAVGSQMAAVRDPVLAATYAAARRANPDGVLFANLGSEATPDQAMRAVEMIEADALQIHLNVVQELVMPEGDRDFTGALRRIERIARAVGVPVVAKEVGFGMTAEAAGRLFEAGVAAVDCGGSGGTNFAAVENARRDKPIDWFDDWGIPTAASLLEAGAASPSGSLIGSGGIRTGLEAAKAIALGADAVGVAGAFLRVLREEGTEALAAAIRAMHDELRLVMAAVGARTVAELRRAPVVVGGDTAVWCAARGIDASKLARRSIRSRTE, from the coding sequence ATGGATCATATCCGCTATGCGCTGAGCACCGGCCAAAGCGGCCGCAACGGCCTCGCGGACGTTCGCTTCGTGCATAATCCGCTCCCCGACACGTCCCTAGACCATATTTCGCTTCATACCCGAATCGGCGAACTCGTTCTGAGCTCGCCGATTCTTATTAATGCGATGACGGGCGGGGCGGAGGAGACGGAGTCGCTCAATTACGCCTTCGGCGAAGCGGCGCGGGCGGCTGGCGTCGCGATGGCGGTCGGTTCGCAAATGGCCGCCGTGCGGGACCCGGTTCTCGCCGCGACGTACGCGGCTGCGAGGCGGGCGAATCCGGACGGCGTGTTGTTCGCGAATCTCGGCAGCGAGGCGACGCCGGATCAGGCGATGCGAGCGGTCGAGATGATCGAAGCGGATGCGCTGCAAATTCATTTGAACGTCGTGCAGGAGCTCGTCATGCCGGAAGGCGACCGCGATTTTACGGGGGCGCTGCGCCGAATCGAGCGCATCGCTCGCGCCGTCGGCGTGCCCGTCGTCGCCAAGGAGGTCGGCTTCGGCATGACCGCGGAGGCGGCGGGGCGGCTGTTCGAAGCCGGCGTCGCCGCGGTCGACTGCGGCGGCAGCGGCGGCACGAACTTCGCCGCGGTCGAGAACGCCCGCCGGGACAAGCCGATCGATTGGTTCGACGACTGGGGCATCCCGACGGCCGCATCGCTGCTTGAGGCCGGCGCGGCATCGCCGAGCGGGAGCCTCATCGGCTCCGGCGGCATTCGGACGGGGCTCGAGGCGGCGAAGGCGATCGCGCTCGGCGCGGACGCGGTCGGCGTCGCCGGGGCGTTCCTGCGCGTCCTTCGCGAGGAAGGAACGGAGGCGCTCGCCGCCGCGATCCGGGCCATGCATGACGAGCTGCGCCTCGTCATGGCCGCGGTCGGCGCACGCACCGTCGCCGAGCTGCGGCGGGCGCCGGTCGTCGTCGGGGGCGACACGGCCGTATGGTGCGCGGCGCGGGGCATCGACGCTTCGAAACTCGCGCGGCGATCCATCCGGAGCCGAACGGAGTAA
- a CDS encoding YphA family membrane protein, translated as MNPGYLSYIALTLSLILVGFGFRAHAIGRSSAWSAASFSAAWIVAAAVDWNVGAASGTLVYAPLLALIAAGFAAEPLGLKESASALTFGLLLGALYSLVELVESVDPLIIAVHPSVDPALLTTALVVCFTHRPALQFALVSIAAIVNDAYMAMLYAEWQTPYFGGRAFQDAWWLCAFSVRLATVAAGAAAAALRRGGSRWRKAPKAKR; from the coding sequence ATGAATCCCGGGTATCTTTCCTATATCGCGTTAACGCTCTCGCTGATTTTGGTCGGCTTCGGCTTTCGCGCGCACGCGATCGGGCGGAGCTCCGCCTGGTCGGCGGCGTCGTTTAGCGCCGCGTGGATCGTTGCCGCGGCCGTCGATTGGAACGTCGGCGCCGCCTCGGGGACGCTCGTGTACGCGCCGCTCCTCGCGCTGATCGCCGCCGGGTTCGCGGCGGAGCCGCTCGGGCTGAAGGAGAGCGCTTCGGCGCTGACGTTCGGCCTGCTGCTGGGCGCGCTCTATTCGCTCGTCGAGCTGGTCGAATCGGTCGATCCGCTCATCATCGCGGTGCATCCGTCCGTCGATCCGGCGCTGCTGACGACTGCGCTCGTCGTTTGCTTTACGCATCGCCCCGCGCTGCAGTTCGCGCTCGTCTCGATCGCGGCAATCGTGAACGACGCGTACATGGCGATGCTGTACGCGGAATGGCAGACGCCGTACTTCGGGGGACGGGCGTTCCAAGACGCATGGTGGCTGTGCGCCTTCTCCGTGCGGCTCGCAACCGTCGCCGCCGGAGCTGCCGCGGCCGCGCTGCGGCGGGGAGGCTCCCGGTGGCGCAAAGCCCCGAAAGCGAAACGATGA
- the der gene encoding ribosome biogenesis GTPase Der, with the protein MARPIVAIVGRPNVGKSTIFNRIIGERLAIVEDRPGVTRDRIYGSAEWNGKAFSIIDTGGIEIYDEDELLKQVRMQAELAVEESDVILFVADGKVGLTPADETIAQLLFRSNKPIVLAINKMDNPAKMDEVYEFYTLGIGDPVPVSGTHGTGIGDLLDELVKRLPEKPEDLYGEEVIKIALIGRPNVGKSSLVNAILGEERVIVSDIAGTTRDAIDTPFEKDGQKYVLIDTAGIRKRGKVYETTEKFSVMRSMQAIERADVALIVINGEEGIIEQDKHIAGYAHEAGRAAVFVVNKWDAVEKDDKTMQRFTETIRDHFLFMPYAPIVYVSATTKQRLHKLLPVVQHVAEQHSMRVPTNVLNDIVADAVAVNPPPTDKGRRLRINYVTQVAVKPPTFVLFVNDPELMHFSYERYLENRIRTAFPFEGTPVRFATKRKNEGE; encoded by the coding sequence ATGGCCAGACCGATCGTGGCCATCGTGGGCAGGCCGAATGTAGGCAAGTCGACGATTTTTAACCGTATTATCGGGGAACGGCTGGCAATCGTCGAAGACCGCCCGGGCGTGACGAGAGACCGCATTTACGGTTCCGCCGAATGGAACGGCAAAGCGTTCAGCATCATCGACACGGGCGGTATCGAAATTTACGATGAAGACGAATTGCTCAAGCAAGTGCGGATGCAGGCGGAACTCGCCGTCGAAGAATCCGACGTCATTCTGTTCGTGGCGGACGGGAAAGTCGGCCTGACGCCGGCGGACGAGACGATCGCCCAGCTGCTGTTCCGTTCCAACAAGCCGATCGTGCTCGCCATCAACAAGATGGACAATCCGGCGAAGATGGACGAGGTGTACGAGTTTTATACCCTCGGCATCGGCGATCCCGTGCCGGTATCCGGCACGCACGGCACCGGCATCGGCGATTTGCTGGACGAGCTCGTGAAGCGCCTTCCGGAGAAGCCGGAAGACTTGTACGGAGAAGAAGTGATTAAAATTGCGCTCATCGGGCGCCCGAACGTCGGCAAATCGTCGCTCGTCAACGCGATTCTTGGGGAAGAACGCGTCATCGTCAGCGACATCGCCGGCACGACGCGAGACGCGATCGACACGCCGTTCGAGAAGGACGGGCAGAAGTACGTGCTGATCGACACGGCGGGCATCCGCAAGCGCGGCAAAGTGTACGAGACGACCGAGAAGTTCAGCGTCATGCGTTCGATGCAGGCGATCGAACGGGCGGACGTCGCGCTGATCGTCATCAACGGCGAGGAAGGCATTATCGAACAGGATAAGCATATCGCGGGCTACGCGCACGAAGCGGGCCGCGCGGCCGTGTTCGTCGTGAACAAGTGGGACGCCGTCGAGAAGGACGACAAGACGATGCAGCGGTTCACGGAAACGATCCGCGACCACTTCTTGTTCATGCCGTACGCGCCGATCGTCTACGTGTCCGCGACGACGAAGCAGCGGCTGCACAAGCTGCTGCCGGTCGTGCAGCACGTCGCGGAGCAGCATTCGATGCGCGTGCCGACGAACGTCCTGAACGACATCGTCGCCGACGCGGTAGCGGTCAATCCGCCGCCGACGGACAAAGGCCGCCGGCTGCGCATCAATTACGTGACGCAGGTGGCCGTCAAGCCGCCGACGTTCGTCCTATTCGTCAACGACCCGGAGCTGATGCATTTCTCGTACGAACGGTACTTGGAAAACCGCATTCGAACCGCGTTCCCTTTCGAAGGCACGCCGGTCAGGTTCGCGACGAAGCGTAAAAACGAAGGGGAATAA
- the plsY gene encoding glycerol-3-phosphate 1-O-acyltransferase PlsY encodes MNTVIAVVLGYLLGSISFSFLFGRLFQGIDIRKHGSGNAGATNTLRVMGVGPAVTVLALDIAKGVLAVWCGWWLAPESTLAPILAGLAAIIGHNWPVFFAFRGGKGIATMIGVVATLCFLPGLAAGLVGIASIVATRYVSLGSLLFAGLLPFSLLLFGRELELVWFSVALAALAFYKHRGNLVKLAQGKENKISFRRSNG; translated from the coding sequence GTGAACACCGTGATCGCGGTTGTTTTGGGGTATTTGCTCGGCTCGATCAGCTTCAGCTTTTTGTTTGGACGTCTGTTTCAGGGCATCGACATTCGCAAGCACGGGAGCGGCAACGCCGGCGCGACGAATACGCTTCGCGTCATGGGCGTCGGTCCGGCCGTCACCGTGCTCGCGCTCGATATCGCGAAGGGCGTGCTCGCCGTATGGTGCGGCTGGTGGCTCGCGCCGGAATCGACGCTGGCGCCGATTTTGGCGGGTCTCGCCGCCATCATCGGCCACAATTGGCCCGTGTTCTTCGCGTTCCGCGGCGGCAAAGGCATCGCGACGATGATCGGCGTCGTCGCGACGCTCTGCTTCCTGCCGGGCCTTGCGGCGGGACTCGTCGGCATCGCGTCGATCGTCGCGACGCGCTACGTGTCGCTCGGCTCGCTGCTATTCGCCGGGCTGCTGCCGTTCTCGCTGCTGCTCTTCGGCCGCGAGCTCGAGCTCGTCTGGTTCAGCGTCGCTTTGGCCGCGCTCGCGTTCTACAAGCATCGCGGCAATCTCGTCAAGTTGGCGCAAGGGAAGGAAAATAAGATTTCGTTCCGGCGCTCGAACGGATAA